One Aureibacter tunicatorum DNA window includes the following coding sequences:
- a CDS encoding leucine-rich repeat domain-containing protein produces the protein MIFRIYYSLLVSALILIIYSCASTKQASSDNKEFDLSFIDKKNKPKKKTSYVDANDNLIIADRVLSSRIKEELGIPKDSLIPITSTYRIKELNLGLDRSALSSQKIKNIDALAYFIYLQKINLSFNNINDITPIRNLDKLTHLNFQSNIINDISPIANLKNLVDINFYNNNIKNIDCIAELESLEKINFWDNKIINISAIQRLTKLQTVNLGNNYIIDLYPILDLKELEHLWLNNNLITNPEIISNCSKTLKTLSLGNCGISNLDFLKNCENLESLIIYNNNIKDISCLSKLINLNVLYIPNNDIDDISVLAVLINEGAFRRKGKFTGGFNIDISSNNINYKSSKNKKILNYLYENKVKVKL, from the coding sequence ATGATTTTTCGTATTTACTATTCATTATTAGTTTCGGCCTTAATCTTAATTATTTACTCTTGCGCATCCACAAAACAAGCTTCATCGGATAATAAAGAGTTTGATTTATCATTTATAGATAAAAAAAATAAACCTAAAAAAAAGACTTCCTATGTCGATGCAAATGATAATTTAATCATTGCTGATAGAGTATTATCCTCAAGAATCAAAGAAGAGCTAGGTATCCCAAAAGATTCTCTTATACCAATAACTTCAACTTATAGGATTAAAGAATTAAACCTTGGCTTGGATCGCTCTGCATTGTCATCCCAAAAGATAAAAAATATCGACGCTTTAGCTTACTTTATATATCTCCAAAAGATTAATTTATCATTCAACAATATTAATGATATCACCCCAATACGAAATTTAGATAAATTAACCCATTTAAATTTTCAAAGTAATATTATAAATGACATTTCGCCTATTGCAAACTTAAAAAACTTAGTTGATATCAATTTTTATAATAATAATATTAAGAATATAGATTGCATTGCTGAATTGGAGAGTTTAGAGAAAATCAATTTTTGGGATAATAAAATAATAAATATTAGCGCAATTCAGAGACTTACCAAATTGCAAACAGTCAATTTGGGCAACAATTATATAATTGATTTGTACCCAATTCTGGATTTAAAAGAATTAGAACACTTATGGCTGAATAATAACCTAATTACTAATCCAGAGATAATTTCTAATTGCTCAAAAACTTTAAAAACACTATCGCTAGGCAATTGTGGCATCAGTAACCTTGACTTTTTAAAAAACTGTGAAAATCTGGAGTCGTTAATTATTTACAACAACAATATCAAAGATATTTCATGCCTTTCTAAACTTATCAACCTAAATGTCCTCTACATTCCAAATAATGATATTGATGATATTTCTGTTTTGGCAGTGCTCATCAATGAAGGCGCATTTAGAAGAAAAGGCAAATTCACAGGCGGATTTAATATTGATATATCTAGTAATAACATTAATTACAAATCATCTAAAAACAAAAAAATATTGAATTACCTGTATGAAAACAAAGTAAAAGTAAAGCTATAA
- a CDS encoding prepilin-type N-terminal cleavage/methylation domain-containing protein yields MKQAIEHILRILDKRPCKNIKLKAFTLQELMIAMILSAVVASASYQAVRYVQKMIHIRLVHSEENRECLHAISIMKKDILLSDSIQTSSEGFICFFPSHNIYYQMLGTELWRNNPFVHSKELVHSQVTDLSFGLNNHQIIMSGMLIDKVSLNLQAFQESLHFSQHKSYDLKTLKNHP; encoded by the coding sequence ATGAAACAAGCCATTGAGCATATACTGCGTATTTTAGACAAGCGACCTTGTAAAAACATAAAGCTCAAAGCCTTCACTTTGCAGGAGCTGATGATTGCCATGATATTAAGCGCTGTCGTTGCCTCAGCATCTTATCAAGCCGTAAGATATGTGCAAAAAATGATACATATCAGGCTTGTTCATTCCGAGGAAAACAGAGAGTGCCTTCATGCCATTAGCATTATGAAAAAAGACATATTGCTCTCCGACAGCATACAAACCAGCTCTGAAGGGTTCATCTGCTTTTTTCCTTCTCACAATATTTACTATCAAATGCTGGGAACCGAACTGTGGAGAAACAATCCTTTCGTCCATTCCAAAGAGCTTGTTCATTCCCAAGTGACTGACCTTTCTTTTGGCTTGAACAATCATCAAATCATCATGTCGGGAATGTTGATCGACAAAGTATCTCTCAATTTGCAAGCATTTCAGGAATCTTTGCATTTCTCTCAACACAAATCTTACGACTTGAAAACACTCAAAAATCATCCATGA
- a CDS encoding T9SS type A sorting domain-containing protein, whose translation MVKFFRIFGLGICFILIHLAFKPLSTEAQVPKLKETDLRIYKDLLNPEDYPEYNKRPLPIPTRSTLGDRLQFAISGIPFKRLSDQYSAYGGKTYRIEETGLAKEDPEYQFYKVFADSTFNLRIAGFKPLRKPGDQNHHGLFNNATGYSERVQMIYDWLGPNYLGMHFGESDASYFNMGEQYTFPLSRSKELQGKAFRNYFEYYGTQTNNYVLLHLNMGGAHHLMKEGIVSLAEAQTFYRGETNPLIHYSFIRGAGKQYGVLSAMGHSAGTVNANTGQEAPFSLYRRLVYLNYLYNGVDQTQEFGIQQRDWDPSQELVPRGKMISHMAKYIDQNPNPGAMVTPVALFMDFNAGWRTPDKRRTTFDAWMNLPYTQGDYLTDGIFSMLYPGFERIGLYKNFRYDLTDAPYGDMTDVILSDVREDILERYHLAIVSSKIENDFKYIRAKLEGFANKGGNVLITGANAQKLWPEWNIGKATTIKSGSKVKVLGADDITESESFELHQIGSLPTGAELLMQLESNDPVAFEVQKGSGVITVLLTPYGINKNEKSFNWNHNSDEKDPQPMSRPFGLLKHAEALYDAKLKMAMPFTVGEGLNHVVNVVSDTEYHVTIFNNSLTQKAFSISSNIGEIVSTEEIDMGERGIMDDPEYLPYVASQYNVGTSDASNIQGHDVRMFKVTIDPKNVNTLENIEVKDNGLNRFIAEKDFHNLKMKLKSWDAFTNEFSGVKLDGNDLLNASEEIVDKDSKYFNTRAYGFVFDFRDLEAEQLSDAFALANNFDHAHIISNDFPEKVEEILNNTSINTYVTAGEIDKFVFINENEDLSKDLTDKIVVINRVYENWDDVYTDAQIVWNDEEGKLSPIPEDSKSSLIGTTKSENSLKYLSLRNLSDIPNRISQVPSFMEHFGGIMLESDYIYGISDTKALEEKSWLDSKKIDMIVDFSSAVDGFSKMVLDKSWDKKYDRGMEYAEAVLKRMNLMQLDKVVITAHRLGQGENEGLTDFATLAKDQNIDVYIRDTEDVSSKINDIVTLLNNQGLQNVHVSSSYGLAKNNETIKKNTSMIFLCQISGSKLLPLALNNMVNISEFEQANKMLILDAEYLTSAEMVEDMTEFGWDVNPRLFMKEEADYQFTLSTDFDGAEKYEWYKDNTKLSVTTSTLTASQIEDFGVYSCAISIGNSKFKTQDLTVDQITAVVPSIKIRSHEGEFEIQVQPDDAPTYTWYKDDIVLEGHHSSTLSGSHYTDYGRYYATFDYNEEFFQTPVVEAEQIDPNAPPLSTNIDKETLVFTISTIEDAQSYQWFKNDEKLMNQTSFTFKGSQYTDYGKYHCIVTIEDKAYRTYSVSIEQSLPELELDLQSPEFTITINASGPYAYQWYKNDKSISESTDQQISGNQYDNYGIYHCELIYNNKRAKSNAIEIAKEDKVTHLDKIKSQCRIVPNPAKNQFRIETENYSKGTWHLFALNGKMIKSGIINNQSVSVIINELSSGIYIVSLNFDNHSENHRLVIK comes from the coding sequence ATGGTAAAATTCTTTCGAATATTTGGGTTGGGGATTTGCTTCATATTGATTCATTTGGCATTTAAGCCTTTGTCTACGGAAGCTCAAGTTCCAAAACTCAAAGAAACTGACCTAAGAATATACAAAGACCTTCTCAATCCTGAAGATTACCCTGAATACAATAAAAGGCCCTTGCCTATTCCTACTAGATCAACTCTAGGAGATAGATTGCAATTCGCGATTTCAGGCATTCCCTTCAAAAGATTGTCAGATCAATATTCAGCTTATGGTGGTAAAACATATAGAATAGAAGAAACTGGATTAGCTAAGGAAGATCCAGAATATCAATTTTATAAAGTATTTGCAGATAGCACTTTCAATTTGAGAATCGCAGGATTCAAACCTTTGCGTAAACCTGGTGATCAAAACCATCATGGATTATTTAATAATGCAACAGGATACTCTGAAAGAGTTCAAATGATATATGATTGGCTTGGCCCTAATTATTTAGGAATGCACTTTGGTGAATCTGACGCTTCCTATTTTAATATGGGAGAACAATATACTTTCCCTTTATCCAGATCCAAAGAGTTGCAAGGCAAAGCCTTTAGGAATTATTTCGAATACTATGGTACGCAGACCAATAATTATGTACTTCTTCATTTAAATATGGGAGGTGCCCATCACTTGATGAAAGAAGGCATTGTCAGCTTGGCTGAAGCACAGACATTCTACAGAGGAGAAACCAATCCATTGATACATTACTCATTTATAAGAGGGGCTGGAAAACAATATGGAGTACTTAGTGCGATGGGACATTCCGCAGGAACAGTGAATGCGAACACAGGACAAGAGGCTCCATTTAGCTTGTATAGACGACTAGTTTATTTGAACTACTTATACAATGGAGTGGATCAAACGCAAGAATTTGGAATCCAACAAAGAGATTGGGATCCAAGTCAAGAACTTGTGCCACGTGGAAAAATGATAAGCCATATGGCCAAGTACATTGATCAAAACCCTAATCCCGGAGCTATGGTGACACCAGTCGCCTTATTCATGGATTTCAATGCAGGATGGAGAACACCTGACAAGAGACGCACCACTTTTGACGCTTGGATGAACCTGCCTTACACCCAAGGAGATTATCTCACTGATGGAATATTCTCCATGTTATATCCAGGTTTTGAAAGAATTGGCTTGTATAAAAATTTCCGATATGACCTTACCGATGCTCCCTATGGAGATATGACTGATGTGATTTTGAGCGATGTGAGAGAAGATATACTTGAAAGATATCATCTGGCTATCGTTTCCAGTAAGATAGAAAATGATTTCAAATACATTCGAGCAAAATTGGAAGGCTTTGCGAATAAAGGAGGAAATGTGCTGATAACAGGAGCAAATGCTCAAAAACTTTGGCCTGAATGGAATATTGGCAAGGCAACAACTATAAAATCAGGCAGCAAAGTAAAAGTATTAGGAGCTGATGATATTACAGAATCAGAAAGCTTCGAACTCCATCAAATTGGAAGCCTGCCTACAGGAGCTGAGTTGTTAATGCAATTAGAGAGCAATGATCCTGTAGCTTTTGAAGTGCAGAAAGGCTCAGGCGTTATTACCGTTTTATTAACTCCTTATGGAATTAATAAAAATGAAAAAAGCTTTAATTGGAACCATAATTCGGACGAAAAAGATCCTCAGCCAATGTCTCGTCCATTTGGACTGTTGAAACATGCGGAAGCTTTATATGACGCCAAACTTAAAATGGCCATGCCTTTCACTGTAGGAGAAGGATTGAATCATGTTGTCAATGTGGTTTCTGACACAGAATATCATGTGACGATTTTTAATAACAGCCTGACCCAAAAAGCATTTTCCATTTCTTCCAACATCGGAGAAATTGTTAGTACAGAAGAAATCGATATGGGAGAGAGAGGGATCATGGATGATCCGGAATATTTGCCATATGTCGCATCACAATACAATGTGGGAACCTCAGACGCTTCAAATATACAAGGACATGACGTTCGGATGTTCAAAGTCACTATTGATCCCAAGAATGTTAACACGCTTGAAAATATCGAGGTCAAAGACAATGGTTTGAATAGATTCATTGCGGAAAAAGATTTCCATAACCTTAAAATGAAGCTTAAGTCTTGGGATGCTTTCACCAATGAGTTCTCCGGAGTGAAGCTTGACGGCAATGATTTGCTGAATGCTAGTGAAGAAATCGTAGATAAAGATTCAAAATATTTCAACACCAGAGCTTATGGATTTGTATTCGACTTTAGAGATCTGGAAGCAGAACAATTATCCGATGCCTTTGCATTAGCTAATAACTTCGACCATGCGCATATCATATCAAACGATTTTCCTGAAAAAGTAGAGGAAATTCTTAACAATACATCCATTAACACTTATGTTACCGCTGGGGAAATAGATAAGTTCGTATTTATCAATGAAAATGAAGACTTGTCTAAAGATCTTACCGATAAAATCGTGGTAATCAATAGAGTTTATGAAAATTGGGATGACGTGTACACTGATGCGCAAATCGTTTGGAATGATGAAGAAGGCAAGTTAAGTCCAATACCTGAAGATTCGAAATCGTCACTTATTGGCACTACCAAAAGTGAAAACAGTCTTAAATATCTTTCGTTGCGAAACCTTTCTGACATTCCGAATCGGATCAGCCAAGTTCCTTCTTTCATGGAGCATTTCGGTGGAATCATGTTAGAATCTGATTATATCTACGGTATTTCTGACACAAAAGCATTAGAAGAAAAATCATGGCTGGACAGCAAAAAAATTGATATGATTGTTGATTTCTCCAGTGCTGTGGACGGATTCAGCAAAATGGTATTGGATAAAAGTTGGGATAAAAAATATGACAGAGGAATGGAATACGCGGAGGCTGTTCTTAAGCGAATGAATCTAATGCAACTTGACAAAGTAGTTATCACCGCTCATAGGCTAGGGCAAGGAGAAAATGAAGGGCTTACGGATTTTGCTACGTTGGCTAAAGATCAAAATATAGATGTCTATATCAGAGACACAGAAGATGTATCATCTAAAATCAATGATATCGTCACCCTTCTAAACAATCAAGGGCTTCAAAATGTGCATGTATCTTCATCATACGGATTGGCTAAGAATAATGAAACAATAAAAAAGAACACCTCCATGATTTTCTTATGCCAAATTTCCGGAAGCAAATTGCTTCCTTTAGCTTTAAACAACATGGTGAATATCTCCGAGTTCGAACAAGCAAACAAGATGTTGATTCTTGACGCAGAGTATTTGACATCGGCGGAAATGGTGGAAGATATGACCGAATTTGGATGGGATGTAAACCCAAGGCTGTTTATGAAAGAAGAAGCTGATTATCAGTTTACGCTAAGCACTGACTTCGATGGCGCAGAAAAGTATGAGTGGTATAAAGACAATACCAAACTAAGTGTGACAACATCTACGCTTACGGCCTCTCAAATTGAAGATTTTGGAGTCTACTCATGCGCTATATCCATAGGGAACAGCAAGTTTAAAACTCAAGACTTAACGGTGGATCAAATCACTGCAGTTGTCCCTTCGATCAAAATCAGAAGCCATGAAGGCGAATTTGAGATTCAAGTGCAACCGGATGACGCTCCAACATACACATGGTATAAAGACGACATAGTATTGGAAGGACATCATAGTTCTACGCTTTCAGGGTCTCATTATACAGACTACGGAAGATACTATGCCACATTCGATTATAATGAAGAGTTTTTCCAAACACCTGTTGTGGAAGCAGAGCAAATAGATCCGAACGCTCCGCCCCTTTCCACAAATATCGATAAGGAAACCTTGGTCTTTACGATTAGCACTATTGAAGACGCTCAATCTTATCAGTGGTTTAAAAATGATGAAAAGCTTATGAATCAGACTTCATTTACATTCAAAGGTTCTCAATATACTGATTATGGCAAGTATCATTGTATTGTTACGATCGAGGACAAAGCATACAGGACATATTCAGTAAGCATCGAGCAAAGCCTACCAGAACTTGAACTGGATCTGCAAAGCCCTGAATTTACTATTACCATCAATGCCTCTGGACCATATGCGTATCAATGGTACAAAAATGACAAATCAATCTCGGAAAGCACCGATCAACAAATCAGTGGCAATCAATATGACAACTATGGTATTTATCATTGTGAACTAATCTACAACAACAAAAGAGCAAAATCCAATGCAATAGAAATTGCCAAAGAAGACAAGGTCACCCATTTAGACAAAATCAAGAGTCAATGCCGAATTGTTCCCAATCCTGCCAAAAATCAATTCAGAATTGAAACAGAGAATTATTCTAAAGGCACATGGCATTTATTTGCACTGAATGGAAAAATGATCAAATCAGGAATTATTAACAATCAAAGCGTTTCTGTCATCATCAATGAACTGAGTAGCGGAATTTACATAGTCTCTCTAAATTTCGATAATCATTCCGAAAATCACCGTCTTGTAATCAAGTAA
- a CDS encoding type II secretion system F family protein: MAGLDLSKAKTTRSNTRPQKKTVGKKEAADQKKFWEKDISLFPETFSDKDKEMLYMELSNMLEAGVDVRSALSLSVEHIGKKHRDKIQSILDKVIEGSALHEAMTDAPHFSAYECFSIQIGEETGQLARVLKELGDFYSKKIKQKRMITSALSYPVVILMTSMGAVGFMLYFIVPMFSEIFKRFGGDLPAVTQMIISFSEALSENIYTILLVVISLISFVTIFKSKPWFKKYLDLIVYKIPFIGALLHKIQLARFCSSLALLLSSKVPLLQSIGLIAKMIEYYPIHNSLSKIEEDILQGLPLNESMKKIDVFDGKMVALIKVGEEVNRLDSFFAKLANNYGEEADHQTSMLGTFIEPVMIVVLGGLVGFILVAMYLPMFKLSTNIGF, from the coding sequence ATGGCAGGACTCGATTTATCAAAAGCAAAAACCACTCGATCCAACACTCGACCGCAAAAAAAAACGGTTGGGAAAAAAGAAGCTGCTGATCAAAAAAAATTCTGGGAAAAAGATATAAGCTTGTTTCCGGAGACTTTTTCAGACAAGGACAAGGAAATGCTATATATGGAGCTCTCCAACATGCTGGAAGCCGGTGTCGATGTCCGCTCCGCCTTGAGTTTGTCAGTGGAGCATATCGGAAAAAAGCACAGAGACAAGATTCAATCGATACTTGACAAAGTCATAGAAGGTAGCGCTTTGCATGAAGCCATGACCGACGCTCCCCACTTTTCAGCTTATGAATGCTTCAGCATACAAATCGGCGAAGAAACGGGGCAGCTTGCCCGAGTGCTTAAAGAACTTGGAGATTTTTACAGCAAAAAAATCAAGCAAAAACGTATGATCACCTCAGCCCTTTCCTATCCTGTCGTCATATTAATGACATCTATGGGCGCTGTGGGCTTCATGCTCTACTTCATTGTGCCTATGTTTTCTGAAATTTTCAAAAGATTCGGAGGAGATTTGCCCGCAGTGACCCAGATGATTATCTCATTTTCCGAAGCTCTTTCTGAAAATATTTACACGATATTGCTGGTGGTAATCTCGCTTATATCTTTTGTCACAATATTCAAATCCAAGCCTTGGTTCAAAAAATACCTTGACTTGATCGTCTACAAAATACCATTCATAGGCGCCTTGCTACATAAAATCCAACTGGCTAGGTTTTGCTCTTCATTAGCCTTGCTTCTGAGTTCCAAAGTTCCGCTCTTGCAGTCCATTGGGTTGATCGCCAAGATGATCGAATATTACCCCATTCATAATTCCTTGTCAAAAATCGAAGAAGACATATTGCAAGGTTTGCCTTTAAATGAAAGCATGAAAAAAATCGATGTCTTTGACGGAAAAATGGTCGCATTGATCAAAGTAGGCGAGGAAGTCAATCGGTTGGACTCTTTTTTCGCCAAGTTGGCCAATAATTATGGAGAAGAAGCCGATCATCAAACCTCCATGTTGGGTACTTTTATCGAACCGGTCATGATCGTAGTGCTAGGAGGCCTTGTTGGATTCATTTTGGTAGCCATGTATTTGCCTATGTTCAAGCTGAGCACTAATATTGGGTTTTAA
- a CDS encoding DUF2007 domain-containing protein yields MSLSELITLDNSISANMLKIKLENEGISCVLHNENFTNMMPLYFNMLGCGVRVMVQTKNIKRARKIALINPDKLKCPNCGSTKIQNSATLKTNKILFSLIIILLCLPVGNLLTNYFCEICDHRFKE; encoded by the coding sequence ATGAGCTTATCCGAGCTAATAACTTTAGACAACAGCATATCCGCTAATATGCTGAAAATCAAGCTTGAGAATGAAGGAATCTCATGTGTTCTTCACAATGAGAATTTCACTAATATGATGCCTTTATATTTCAATATGCTTGGCTGTGGGGTTAGAGTTATGGTTCAAACTAAAAATATCAAACGAGCCAGGAAAATTGCTCTAATTAATCCTGATAAATTAAAATGTCCAAATTGTGGATCCACAAAAATCCAAAATTCAGCAACACTGAAAACTAATAAGATATTATTCTCTCTGATCATCATACTGCTTTGTTTGCCCGTAGGCAACCTGCTTACCAATTACTTTTGTGAGATTTGCGATCATCGATTTAAAGAATAA
- a CDS encoding Rpn family recombination-promoting nuclease/putative transposase, which translates to MRERFLNPYTDFGFKKIFGEEINKDLLIDFLNHLITDLDSPIEDLQYLKNEHLPRFEESRRAIFDLHCRTEKGDRFIVEIQRAKQEHFRDRSIFYSTFPVQDQAERGKTWNFNLQRVYTVSLLDFSLEDSEEYKDIYLHDVQLKDQRNRVFSDKLRYIYLEMPKFNKGLEDLRTHFDKWLFVLKNMSVLEDRPKELRERIFQKIFEVAEIGKLDASEYTVYQEELKIYWDLNNVVDYAREEGREEGKEIGREEGLKEGKIETAKKLLLMGLSIEQIKEATDLTKEEIEALR; encoded by the coding sequence ATGCGGGAGCGTTTTCTAAACCCTTACACAGACTTTGGCTTCAAGAAGATCTTTGGCGAAGAAATCAACAAAGACCTTTTGATAGATTTTTTGAATCACTTGATCACGGACCTGGACAGTCCCATTGAGGATTTGCAATATCTTAAAAACGAACACTTGCCCCGTTTTGAAGAAAGTCGTCGCGCGATATTTGACTTGCATTGCCGCACAGAAAAAGGAGACCGCTTCATCGTCGAGATACAGCGCGCCAAGCAAGAACACTTTCGAGATCGCAGCATATTTTATTCGACATTTCCCGTCCAAGATCAAGCCGAACGAGGCAAAACATGGAATTTTAATCTACAGCGAGTTTACACGGTTTCGTTGTTGGATTTTTCGCTGGAAGATTCCGAAGAGTATAAAGACATTTACCTGCATGACGTGCAGCTCAAAGACCAACGCAATAGAGTCTTTTCCGATAAGCTACGTTACATTTATCTGGAGATGCCCAAGTTTAATAAAGGTTTGGAAGACCTAAGAACGCATTTTGACAAATGGCTGTTTGTTCTCAAAAATATGTCAGTGCTCGAAGACCGCCCCAAAGAACTAAGAGAACGTATCTTTCAGAAGATCTTCGAAGTGGCAGAGATCGGCAAACTAGACGCCTCGGAATACACTGTCTACCAAGAAGAACTAAAAATCTATTGGGACTTGAACAACGTGGTGGACTATGCGAGAGAAGAAGGACGAGAAGAGGGAAAAGAAATCGGACGAGAAGAAGGCTTGAAGGAAGGTAAAATAGAAACAGCGAAAAAATTATTATTAATGGGATTATCAATCGAGCAAATCAAGGAAGCGACAGATTTGACAAAAGAAGAAATTGAAGCATTGAGATAA
- a CDS encoding type II toxin-antitoxin system RelE/ParE family toxin has translation MSYSIIATQNFRKEIKKLNKKYSSLKTDFSALLEVLESDPKKGIDLGNNCYKIRMAISSKGKGKSGGARVITCFKIQHNCLYLISIFDKSDKENISDKDLKIFLSQLED, from the coding sequence ATGAGTTATAGCATTATTGCTACCCAAAACTTCAGAAAGGAAATCAAGAAGCTTAATAAAAAGTATTCTTCTCTGAAAACTGATTTTTCTGCTCTGCTCGAAGTACTAGAATCTGACCCTAAAAAAGGCATAGATCTTGGAAATAACTGCTATAAGATCAGGATGGCGATTTCTTCCAAAGGAAAAGGGAAATCAGGTGGCGCACGCGTCATTACTTGTTTTAAAATACAACATAACTGTCTTTATCTTATTTCGATTTTTGATAAGTCTGACAAAGAAAATATCTCCGATAAAGATTTGAAGATCTTCCTCAGTCAACTGGAGGATTGA
- a CDS encoding helix-turn-helix transcriptional regulator: MSQQELGKEKGVSLTIIGNYEIDLNMPSLETVLKLSKLFGVSVDFLMGEFDKEVVRRIEDIEILDKGTQNHLFFLIDNVIQNYKIRQAFA; this comes from the coding sequence ATATCCCAGCAAGAGCTTGGTAAGGAGAAAGGTGTATCACTAACGATCATTGGCAACTATGAAATAGACCTTAATATGCCTTCTCTGGAGACTGTATTGAAGCTTTCAAAGCTCTTTGGTGTCAGTGTGGACTTTCTGATGGGAGAATTTGACAAAGAAGTGGTTCGAAGAATAGAGGATATAGAGATCCTTGATAAAGGCACGCAAAATCATCTTTTCTTTTTGATAGACAATGTTATACAAAATTATAAAATAAGACAGGCTTTTGCCTAA
- a CDS encoding Rpn family recombination-promoting nuclease/putative transposase: MRERFLNPYTDFGFKKIFGEEINKDLLIDFLNHLITDLDSPIEDLQYLKNEHLPRFEESRRAIFDLHCRTEKGDRFIVEIQRAKQEHFRDRSIFYSTFPVQDQAERGKTWNFNLQRVYTVSLLDFSLEDSEEYKDIYLHDVQLKDQRNRVFSDKLRYIYLEMPKFNKDLEDLRTHFDKWLFVLKNMSALEDRPKELRERIFQKIFEVAEIGKLDASEYTVYQEELKIYWDLNNVVDYAREEGREEGIEIGIEKGLKKGKIETAKKLLSIGLSIDQIMEATDLTKEEIEALK; encoded by the coding sequence ATGCGGGAGCGTTTTCTAAACCCTTACACAGACTTTGGCTTCAAGAAGATCTTTGGCGAAGAAATCAACAAAGACCTTTTAATAGATTTTTTGAATCACCTGATCACGGATCTAGACAGTCCCATTGAGGACTTGCAATATTTGAAAAACGAACACTTGCCCCGCTTTGAAGAAAGTCGTCGCGCGATATTTGACTTGCATTGCCGCACAGAAAAAGGAGACCGCTTCATCGTCGAGATCCAGCGCGCCAAGCAAGAACACTTTCGAGATCGCAGCATATTTTATTCGACATTTCCCGTCCAAGATCAAGCCGAGCGTGGCAAAACATGGAATTTTAATCTACAACGTGTTTACACGGTTTCGTTGTTGGATTTTTCGCTGGAAGATTCCGAAGAGTATAAAGACATTTACCTGCATGATGTGCAGCTCAAAGACCAACGTAATAGAGTCTTTTCCGATAAGTTGCGCTACATTTATCTGGAGATGCCCAAGTTTAATAAAGATCTGGAAGACCTAAGGACGCATTTTGACAAATGGCTGTTTGTGCTCAAAAATATGTCAGCGCTCGAAGATCGGCCCAAAGAACTAAGAGAGCGTATCTTTCAGAAGATCTTCGAAGTGGCAGAGATCGGAAAACTAGACGCCTCGGAATACACCGTCTACCAAGAAGAACTAAAAATCTATTGGGACTTGAACAACGTGGTGGACTATGCGAGAGAAGAAGGGCGAGAAGAGGGAATAGAAATCGGAATAGAGAAGGGTTTAAAAAAAGGTAAAATTGAGACGGCCAAAAAATTATTATCTATAGGCTTGTCCATAGATCAAATCATGGAAGCGACAGATTTGACAAAAGAAGAAATTGAAGCGTTAAAATAA